In one window of Notolabrus celidotus isolate fNotCel1 chromosome 17, fNotCel1.pri, whole genome shotgun sequence DNA:
- the LOC117829054 gene encoding threonine synthase-like 1 has translation MGLLSVGQLALRAVRCNLSPFAKPKSWLSTKASQLGNKNILLMGAPGAGKTTVGRIVAHRLGLPAIDVDDDILEITWQMPVATKLAAVGGDRFLEEEGRALCNFSASGCVVSLTGSNPLHSAAMQHITESGLVVYLDVDSEDIIQRLTRMKVNRIVGQETGVSMRDILLYRKQFYEKWVDVRVLCGMGDTVEEVAEKVLKAVERYQNHAEESYVSTRSDESSNHKSYFSDVVIEGLATDGGLYVPKNGFPHMSVCEWLRLVDFSYPERALVLLEKCIHPLEISASDLRKMIFKAYGSNFSSEAVAPVKHLMNNQYVQELFHGPTASFKDLALQLMPQLFAYCLPQMCNYLILVATSGDTGSAVLSGFNGLAGADRHRTGVLVFFPEEGVSEIQKLQMTSYREGNVRAVSVHSDFDFCQRSIKRMFGESGLTGHLAVEYGTVLSTANSINWARLLPQVVYHSSAYLDLCRDGVIKFGEPIDVCIPTGNFGNAMSAVYAKQMGIPIRKVICASNHNCIITDFITTGEYDLRGRPLISSHSPAIDILKSSNLERFLHHVSHGDGLLVRDLFSRLDREQHFQVPEPLLSRMQQEVQAGWCSEDDCLAAIRSVHTQTGYVMDTHTAVAKVVADRLQDGSCPVVICSTAHYGKFAPAVFKALQIQNIPEDPVEQLRTLASTAKRPEIHGHMVKRLLESGVRGHTVCQAEYSVLVDEVEAMIQDSFLKVM, from the exons ATGGGTTTACTGAGTGTTGGTCAGCTTGCGTTGAGAGCTGTCAGATGCAACTTAAGTCCCTTTGCAAAACCCAAATCATGGCTGTCCACCAAAGCCTCCCAGCTGGGGAACAAGAACATCCTGCTCATGGGTGCTCCTGGAGCTGGGAAGACCACCGTGGGCAGGATAGTGGCTCACAGATTGGGACTCCCTGCCATTGACGTGGATGATGATATCTTAGAGATAACATGGCAGATGCCTGTCGCTACTAAGCTGGCTGCAGTTGGTGGTGATCGATTCCTAGAGGAGGAAGGCCGAGCTCTGTGTAACTTCTCTGCTTCCGGATGTGTTGTCTCCCTCACAGGCTCCAACCCTCTTCACTCTGCTGCAATGCAGCATATCACAGAATCCGGACTGGTTGTCTACCTTGACGTGGACAGTGAGGACATCATACAGAGGCTAACCAGGATGAAGGTGAACAGGATTGTGGGTCAGGAGACGGGGGTGTCCATGAGAGACATTCTGCTTTACAGGAAGCAGTTTTATGAGAAGTGGGTGGATGTGAGGGTGCTGTGTGGGATGGGGGACACGGTGGAAGAGGTGGCTGAGAAGGTCCTGAAGGCTGTAGAGAGATATCAGAACCACGCTGAGGAAAGCTACGTGTCAACGAGGAGTGATGAATCATCCAATCACAAATCGTACTTTAGTGATGTGGTAATTGAGGGCCTTGCCACAGATGGAGGCCTCTATGTTCCCAAGAATGGTTTCCCACACATGAGTGTTTGTGAGTGGCTCAGACTTGTAGACTTTTCATACCCAGAGAGAGCATTAGTGTTACTAGAAAAGTGCATCCACCCGTTGGAAATTTCTGCTTCTGATTTAAGGAAAATGATCTTCAAAGCATACGGGTCGAACTTCTCAAGTGAGGCAGTAGCACCTGTGAAACATCTCATGAATAATCAGTACGTCCAGGAGCTTTTCCACGGCCCGACAGCCTCATTTAAAGACCTCGCCTTGCAGCTCATGCCACAGCTGTTTGCCTACTGCCTCCCTCAAATGTGTAACTACCTCATTCTGGTGGCAACGTCAGGCGACACAGGGAGTGCAGTGCTCAGTGGTTTTAATGGGCTCGCTGGCGCAGACAGACACAGGACTGGGGTGCTGGTGTTCTTCCCAGAAGAAGGTGTGAGTGAGATCCAGAAGCTTCAGATGACGAGCTACAGGGAGGGAAACGTCAGAGCTGTCAGCGTTCACTCAGACTTCGACTTCTGCCAGAGATCCATAAAGAGGATGTTCGGAGAGTCTGGGCTGACTGGGCACCTCGCTGTGGAGTACGGGACGGTCCTCAGCACTGCCAACTCCATCAACTGGGCTCGGCTGCTGCCACAG gtggTCTATCACTCCTCAGCCTATCTGGATCTGTGCAGAGATGGAGTCATAAAGTTTGGGGAGCCCATCGATGTTTGTATCCCCACTGGTAACTTTGGTAACGCCATGTCAGCTGTGTACGCCAAGCAGATGGGCATCCCGATAAGAAAAGTCATCTGCGCGTCCAATCACAACTGCATCATCACAGACTTCATCACCACAGGAGAGTACGACCTCCGAGGGCGGCCTCTGAtctcctctcactctcctgCTATAGATATCCTGAAATCCTCCAACCTGGAGCGGTTCCTGCATCACGTCTCACACGGAGACGGCCTTCTTGTCAGGGATCTGTTCTCTCGTTTGGACCGAGAACAGCACTTCCAGGTTCCTGAGCCTcttctcagcaggatgcagcaGGAGGTGCAGGCCGGCTGGTGCTCCGAGGACGACTGCTTGGCCGCCATACGGAGCGTTCACACTCAGACGGGCTACGTCATGGACACACATACTGCCGTGGCTAAAGTGGTGGCGGACAGACTGCAGGACGGCTCATGCCCCGTGGTGATCTGCTCCACCGCGCACTACGGGAAGTTCGCCCCCGCTGTGTTCAAAGCCTTACAAATCCAGAATATTCCAGAGGATCCCGTGGAGCAGCTGAGGACGCTCGCATCGACCGCGAAGAGACCCGAAATACACGGACACATGGTGAAACGCCTGCTGGAGAGCGGCGTGAGAGGACACACGGTGTGTCAGGCAGAGTACAGTGTGCTGGTGGATGAGGTGGAGGCCATGATACAGGACTCCTTCCTGAAAGTTATGTAG
- the enkur gene encoding enkurin, whose protein sequence is MSGFIYPPESVYNLLPREEVVTQKPPRYMSKFRSTVILENKSTKDTTRTMGPAKAEVPSPDKYLKKHSKESKQPEKARSFKEAHSCTARKPPVPARTDQPLMGLQTKRDFIKTATAVPMRPRPTCVDTSKGHKQPLENSGLLPKYIKKKDYGEVPEYLQHRNEDEKRAQEELRNFVKEQREQGAMKQLSEEERLNILEGLRKNLNVLHHDYQCLSLVIETMTKKAHKERLEAKMKQLENDISLVERFKTIYIPKK, encoded by the exons ATGTCTGGGTTTATTTATCCCCCTGAAAGTGTCTACAATCTTTTACCCAGGGAAGAGGTTGTGACTCAGAAACCTCCCAG GTATATGTCCAAGTTTAGGTCGACTGTCATTCTTGAAAACAAATCTACCAAAGATACCACAAGGACGATGGGACCAGCAAAAGCAGAAGTGCCGTCCCCGGACAAATACCTCAAGAAGCATTCAAAAGAGTCCAAACAACCTGAAA AAGCACGGTCTTTTAAAGAGGCTCATTCCTGCACTGCAAGGAAACCACCTGTTCCTGCGAGGACGGATCAGCCACTTATGGGCCTTCAGACCAAGAGAGACTTCATAAAGACAGCCACAGCTGTCCCAATGAGGCCCAGGCCTACCTGTGTAGACACCAGCAAGGGACACAAGCAGCCCCTTGAGAATTCAGGGCTCCTTCCTAAGTACATCAAGAAAAAG GATTATGGAGAGGTACCTGAGTACCTGCAGCATCGTAATGAAGACGAGAAGAGGGCTCAGGAGGAGTTAAGAAACTTTGTGAAAGAACAGAGGGAGCAGGGAGCCATGAAGCAGCTGTCTGAGGAAGAGCGACTGAACATCCTCGag GGCTTGAGGAAGAACTTGAATGTGCTGCATCACGACTACCAGTGCCTCTCGCTCGTCATTGAAACCATGACGAAGAAAGCGCATAAGGAGCGCCTGGAAGCAAAGATGAAGCAGCTGGAGAATGACATCAGCCTCGTCGAGAGGTTCAAGACCATCTACATACCCAAGAAATAG